One genomic segment of Sphingorhabdus sp. M41 includes these proteins:
- the ald gene encoding alanine dehydrogenase — protein MRVGTPREIKNHEYRVGLTPESVRELTANGHDVLVETGAGLGIGAEDSEYVDAGATIASTAAEIFEKCEMVVKVKEPQPVERAMLREGQILFTYLHLAPDPEQTADLVKSKAICIAYETVTGTGGLPLLKPMSQVAGRMSIQAGATALEKAHGGRGILLGGVPGVAPGKVTIIGGGVVGFNAAQMAAGLGADVTILDRDPDVLESVGTHFESRAKTRFSNKANLAECVAEADLVIGAVLIPGAEAPKLVTRDMLSTMRPGSVLCDVAIDQGGCFETSKPTTHEDPTYVVDDIVHYCVANMPGAVSRTSTYALNNVTLPHTLAIANKGWEIALREDHHLAEGLNVWNGHVTYKAVAEDLGYDYMPVSEIVGLKA, from the coding sequence ATGCGCGTTGGTACCCCCAGAGAAATCAAGAATCACGAATATCGGGTCGGCCTGACCCCCGAATCGGTCCGCGAACTGACCGCCAACGGCCATGATGTGCTGGTCGAGACCGGCGCCGGACTGGGTATCGGCGCGGAAGATTCCGAATATGTCGATGCAGGCGCCACAATCGCTTCGACCGCGGCCGAAATCTTCGAAAAATGCGAAATGGTGGTCAAGGTCAAGGAACCGCAGCCGGTCGAGCGCGCCATGCTGCGTGAAGGCCAGATATTGTTCACCTATCTCCATCTTGCGCCCGATCCCGAACAGACCGCCGATCTGGTGAAATCCAAAGCAATCTGCATTGCCTATGAAACGGTCACCGGCACTGGTGGCCTGCCCTTGCTCAAGCCGATGAGCCAGGTCGCCGGACGCATGTCGATCCAGGCCGGCGCGACCGCGCTGGAAAAAGCTCATGGCGGCCGCGGCATCTTGCTTGGCGGCGTGCCCGGCGTGGCTCCCGGCAAGGTCACGATTATCGGCGGCGGTGTGGTCGGTTTCAACGCTGCGCAAATGGCCGCCGGTCTCGGTGCGGATGTAACGATCCTCGACCGCGATCCGGACGTGCTGGAATCGGTTGGCACCCATTTTGAATCGCGCGCCAAGACGCGCTTCTCGAACAAGGCCAATCTGGCCGAATGTGTGGCCGAGGCTGATCTGGTGATCGGCGCCGTGCTGATTCCCGGTGCAGAAGCACCCAAGCTGGTGACCCGCGACATGCTGTCGACCATGCGTCCCGGTTCGGTGCTATGCGATGTGGCGATCGACCAGGGCGGCTGTTTCGAAACCTCGAAGCCGACCACCCACGAAGATCCGACCTATGTGGTCGACGATATCGTCCATTATTGCGTCGCCAATATGCCGGGCGCAGTATCGCGGACATCGACCTATGCGCTCAACAATGTGACCCTGCCGCATACTCTGGCCATCGCCAACAAGGGCTGGGAAATAGCGCTGCGCGAGGATCACCATCTCGCCGAAGGGCTGAACGTCTGGAATGGTCATGTGACCTACAAGGCAGTCGCCGAGGATCTGGGCTATGACTATATGCCGGTGTCGGAGATTGTGGGATTGAAGGCTTAG
- a CDS encoding peptidylprolyl isomerase, giving the protein MKKHLRSARIAFWSLAAACFSLVSPALAQEETPQATPAEILASTPADHWLPIPLTDLMVLTLPDTADGSKRQAVIQLLPPELSGGHVRNVRTLARTRWWDGTKIYRVAKDFVTQFGGNPDAKAPPKGLETVPESEYYNAALGARRDTDMAALKAAVDYSNEYQGTAIRSLMKIIYESYGAKVGFGGGWPIGSKTVDGETKYYPLTCRGALSPAHYDPPDTGSGAEMSVITGEAARSLDTTFGMVGRVIDGLEHLQNLPLGTDPGGFYADKSEFIEIVSIRLASELSLAEQPAYEYLASYSPALLQYIGAHGGYGNICTVPVPIRKVSK; this is encoded by the coding sequence ATGAAAAAGCATCTTCGATCAGCGCGCATCGCATTTTGGTCGCTTGCGGCAGCCTGTTTTTCGCTCGTGTCTCCAGCGCTCGCACAAGAAGAAACGCCCCAAGCCACGCCGGCAGAAATTCTCGCCTCCACCCCAGCCGACCATTGGCTTCCGATCCCGCTCACCGACCTGATGGTCCTCACCCTGCCCGACACGGCAGACGGGAGCAAACGTCAGGCGGTGATCCAGCTACTCCCGCCCGAGCTTTCCGGCGGCCATGTTCGCAATGTCCGCACCCTTGCCCGTACCCGCTGGTGGGACGGCACCAAAATCTACCGCGTCGCCAAGGATTTCGTCACCCAGTTCGGTGGCAATCCCGATGCCAAGGCACCACCCAAAGGGCTCGAGACCGTGCCGGAGAGCGAATATTATAACGCCGCGCTGGGTGCCAGACGCGACACCGATATGGCGGCGCTGAAGGCAGCGGTCGATTATAGCAATGAGTATCAGGGCACTGCGATCCGATCGCTGATGAAGATCATCTATGAAAGCTATGGCGCGAAAGTCGGTTTCGGCGGCGGCTGGCCGATTGGCAGCAAGACCGTCGACGGCGAGACGAAATATTATCCGCTGACCTGTCGCGGTGCGCTGTCCCCTGCCCATTATGATCCACCGGACACCGGAAGCGGCGCGGAAATGTCGGTGATCACCGGCGAAGCGGCGCGCAGCCTCGACACGACCTTCGGCATGGTCGGACGGGTGATCGACGGGCTGGAGCATTTGCAGAATCTGCCGCTCGGCACCGATCCGGGCGGCTTCTACGCCGACAAGTCGGAATTTATCGAGATTGTCTCGATCCGGCTGGCCAGCGAATTGTCTCTCGCCGAACAGCCCGCCTATGAATATCTCGCCAGCTATAGTCCGGCGCTGCTGCAATATATCGGGGCCCATGGCGGCTATGGCAATATCTGCACCGTGCCGGTGCCGATTAGGAAAGTTTCAAAATAG
- a CDS encoding peptidylprolyl isomerase produces the protein MRKISAVVSLFALLSSTSISAQETATSEYPSPNAIVDAAPTSDWVKIAPSDLLVMDLAADAEGNARRVVIQLMPEPFSQGWIRNIRKLAAAHWWDGTSINRVQDNYVVQWGDPGYDNPESGETGQKALPEGLETVPESDYVAEDNGKRAVVLDSAASEKDAYSIITSFEGGWQIAYGQGKWPVHCYGAVGVGRNYSPDTGSGAELYTVIGHAPRHLDRNIAVIGRVIEGIEHLSSLPRGKGQLGFYEDASKRVPIRSIRLGDALAEGASPAFEYLDTESSSFAKYADARANRLDPFFIVPAGGADICNIPVPVRRVSGE, from the coding sequence ATGAGAAAAATCAGCGCCGTTGTTTCACTGTTCGCTCTGTTGAGCTCGACATCCATTTCCGCACAAGAAACCGCGACGTCTGAATATCCCAGCCCCAATGCCATCGTCGATGCAGCCCCGACCAGCGACTGGGTGAAGATCGCGCCGAGCGACCTGCTGGTCATGGACCTCGCCGCCGATGCCGAGGGCAATGCCCGCCGCGTGGTCATCCAGCTGATGCCCGAACCGTTTTCGCAGGGCTGGATCCGCAATATCCGCAAGCTGGCCGCGGCGCACTGGTGGGACGGCACCAGCATCAACCGGGTGCAGGACAATTATGTCGTGCAATGGGGCGATCCCGGTTACGATAATCCGGAATCGGGCGAGACCGGGCAGAAGGCTTTGCCGGAGGGGTTGGAGACGGTGCCGGAGAGTGATTATGTCGCTGAAGATAATGGCAAAAGAGCGGTCGTTTTAGATAGCGCGGCGAGCGAAAAAGATGCTTACAGTATTATCACCAGCTTCGAAGGGGGCTGGCAGATTGCCTACGGTCAGGGAAAATGGCCCGTCCACTGCTACGGTGCGGTCGGCGTCGGCCGCAATTATTCCCCCGACACCGGCAGCGGTGCCGAACTTTACACCGTGATCGGCCATGCGCCGCGACATCTCGATCGCAACATTGCCGTGATCGGGCGGGTGATCGAAGGGATTGAGCATCTCTCCAGCCTGCCGCGCGGCAAGGGACAATTGGGTTTCTACGAGGATGCCAGCAAGCGCGTGCCGATTAGATCCATCCGGCTGGGTGACGCGCTTGCCGAAGGCGCATCTCCCGCCTTCGAATATCTCGATACCGAAAGCAGCAGCTTCGCGAAATATGCCGATGCGCGGGCCAATCGGCTTGATCCGTTTTTCATTGTGCCAGCAGGTGGAGCGGATATCTGCAATATTCCCGTGCCGGTGCGCCGGGTGAGCGGAGAGTGA